The genomic interval TGGTGAAGCCGAGGTTCAGACCGGTCAGCATCAGGAACGTGCCGAGCGTGATGATGAAGCTCGGCAGTTTGGTGCGGGTCAGCATGAAGCCGTTGAACGCGCCGATGGCGAGCGTGACCAGCAGCGACACGAAGACGCCGACCCAGACGTTGGCCGTCATCTGGTAGCTGAACATCGAGGAGATCAGCGCGGAGCTGGTCACCATGACGCCGGCGGAGAGGTCGAACTCGCCGCCGATCATCAGCAGCGCGACCGGCGCGGCCATGATGCCGAGGACGGAGGCCGCGTACAGCACGGTGCCGAAGCTGGAGGCCTGGAGGAAGCTGTCGGCGACGATCGCGAAGAACAGGAAGACGGCCGCGGCGCCGACGACCGAGCCGAGTTCGGGGCGGCCGAGCAGCTTGCGCAGCGGTGAGGTGCGCACCAGCCGCTCGTCCAGTTGCTCCGGCTTCCGCGGTGCGGCGGTGGCGCCGCTCATCGCGTGCCCCGCTTGGTGAAGTCGGCCAGGGCGTCGGCGTCGTCCTTGGTGATGACCTGCGGGCCGGTCAGCACGGGGAGGCCGCCGCCGAGGACGTTGCGGTTGTAGCGGTAGAGCCAGAGCAGGTCGACGGCCTGGTAGCCCTGGAGGTAGGGCTGCTGGTCGACGGCGAAGCCGAGCTTGTCGCTCTGGAGGCCGGTGGCGACCTTGGCGTTGAGGTCGAAGGTGTCGATCTCGGCCTTGCTGCCCGCCGTCTGCTTGGCCTGGACGGCCGCGTCGGCGAAGGGGGCGCCGAGGGTGACGACCGCGTCGATGCTCTTGTCGGACTGGAGCTTGGCCTCGATGGACGACGTGACGTCGGGCATGTTGGTGCCGTCGACGTACAGGTTCTGCATCGTGCCGTCGAAGGTCTTCTTCGCCCCGGCGCAGCGCTGCTCGTGGCCCACGTTGCCCTGCTCGTGCAGGACGCAGAGGGCCTTCTTGCGGCCCCGGCTGTTCAGCTCGTCGCCGACGGCCTCTCCGGCGATCGACTCGTCCTGGCCGATGTGGGTGAGCGCGCCGAACTCCTTGGACTCCGCGGAGCCGGAGTTCACGGTGACGACCGGGATGCCGGCCTTGACGGCCTTGGCGACCACGGCCTTCATGGCGTCCGGCTTGGCCAGCGAGACGATCAGCCCGTCGACCTTCTTGTCGATCGCGGTCTGGACGAGCTGGGCCTGCTGGTTGGCCTCGTCGTTGTGCGAGTAGAGGAAGTTGATGTTGTCCTTGAGGGCCGCCTGCTCGGCGCCCTTCTGGACGATGTCCCAGAAGGTGTCGCCGTCGCCCGAGTGGGTGACCATGGCGAAGGTCCAGCGCGGTGTGTTCACCGCGGCCCGTCCCTCGGCCGCGGCGGCCGCGCGCTCCTCGGCGCGCTTGCCGCCGGTGCTGCTGCATCCCGTGAGGGAGGCGCCCAGCACCACTGCCAGCACGGCGCCCATCGCGCGTACCCCTGTCCGAACCCTTGCCACGACGCCGTGCCCTTCTACTGCTGCTCGCTGTGCTGCTTGACGGGGCCGGGGAGTGTACGGTCCCGGCCCGGCTGCCCAAGTATCCCCGAGCCCCGCCCCTCGGTGCCCGCACCCCCAGCCAGTCCGGCGTTCGAGGACGGACCCCTTGCGTGGGTGGGCCCGACGGACACGGAGCCTGGGGCACGGGGGCTGTCGAGCGCAACCCGTGTGCCCGCACCATTTCAGCCCGTCCGGCGTTTGAGGACGGAACCCTTGCGTGGGTGTGTCCGCGGGCACAGGGGCCCTGGGTAACGGTAGCCAGCGGGTGCGGCCTCGCCCACGTCGGCGGTTCCGTCCTCAATCGCCGGACGGGCTGAGTGGGGCCCCCACGGGCCCGGGAAGGCTCCGGGCGGGCTCAGGCGCGCACCAGGAGCTGGAACTCGAAGGCGTACCGCTCCGCCCGGTAGACGTGCGAGCCGAACTCGACGACCCGGCCGGTGTCGTCGTACGTCGTGCGCTCCATCGTCAGCAAGGGCGCCCCCACGGGCTCCGCCAGCGCCCGCGCCTGCCGGTCGTCCGCGGCGCGCGCGCCGACGGTCTGGCGGGCACTGTGCAGGGTGACGCCGGAAGCCCGCATCAGCCGGTAGAGGCCGGTGGCCTCCAGTTCCTCGGTGAGCAGGGGCAGCAGCCCGGGGGGCAGGTGGTTGCGCAGGAGGGCCATCGGTTCGCCGTGGGCGCTGCGCAGCCGTTCGACGAGGTGGACCTCGCTGCCCTCGGCGACGCCGAGCGCGGCGGCGACCTCGGCGGTGGCCGGTTCCGTGGTGTTGCGCAGGACGCTGGTGGCGGGGCGCTGGCCGGCCGCCTCCAGATCGTCGTAGAGCGAGCTGAGCTCCAGCGGGCGGCGGACCTTGCTGTGGACGACCTGGGTGCCGACTCCCCGGCGGCGGACCATCAGGCCCTTGTCGACGAGCGACTGGATGGCCTGGCGGACGGTCGGCCGGGACAGGCCGAGGCGGGCGGCGAGGTCGATCTCGTTCCCGAGCAGGGCGCCGGGGGCCAGCCGGCCCTGCTCCACGGCCGCCTCCAGCTGCTGTGCCAGCTGGAAGTAGAGCGGCACCGGGCTGGTGCGGTCCACGCTCAGCGGCAGCGGCCGGTCGGATCCATGTGCGGTCACGGGGCGAGCGTAGTTCGCTTGTCCGGACAAAGCCATGGCGTACCGGGGCGGGGAGCCGCCGATCGGTGCGGCCGCCATTTGTCAGGACAAACGCTTGACATGACGACCGGGCGAACGTCACCTTGGGGCCCATGCGCATCGGATTGATCGGAACGGGACGGATCGGCACATTCCATGCGGAGGTGCTGAGCCGTCACCCCGCCGTGGACGCCCTGCTGCTGGCGGACGCGGATCCGGAGCGGGCGGCCGGAGCCGCGGCGCGGACGGGGGCGACAGCGGTCTCGGTGGACGGCTTGTTCGCCGGGGAGGGCGCCGCCGGGGGCCCGCCCGACGCCGTGATGATCTGTTCGGCGACCTCGGCCCATGCCGGGCTCATCGCACGGGCCGCACACGCCGGGCTGCCCGTCTTCTGCGAGAAGCCGATCGCCCTGGACCTGCCGGGCACCCTCGCCGCGCTCGCGGAGGTAGAGGCGGCGGGCAGCGTGCTCCAGCTCGGCTTCATGCGCCGCTTCGACGCCGGGTACGGCGAGGCCAGGGCCGCCGTACGGGAGGGCAGGCTCGGCCGGCTGCACACCGTGCGCGCGGTCACCTCCGACCCGGCCCCGCCGCCCGCCGCCTACCTCCCGCTCTCGGGCGGGCTGTACCGCGACTGCCTGGTCCACGACTTCGACATCCTGCGCTGGGTGACCGGACGCGAGGTGAGCGAGGTGTACGCGACCGGCTCGGACTCCGGACCCGCGATGTTCCGGGAGGCCGGGGACGTGGACACGGCCGCCGCCCTGCTCACCCTCGACGACGGGACGCTCGCCACCGCCACCGCGACCCGGTGCAACGGTGCCGGGTACGACGTGCGGATGGAGCTGGCCGGCGAACTGGACCAGATCGCCGTCGGCCTGGACGACCGTACGCCGCTGACCTCGGCCGAGCCCGGCGGTCCCGGCGCACCGGCGAAGCCCTGGCCGGGGTTCCTGGAACGGTTCGCCCCGGCGTACGAGGCGGAACTGGACGCGTTCCTGCGGGTGGCCCGCGGCGAACTGGCCAATCCGTGCGACGGGCGGGAGGCCCTGCACGCCCTGCGGATCGCCGAGGCGTGCGAGGTCTCCCGCCGCGAACGGCGGCCGGTGGCGATGACGGAGATCCCCGGCGGCGGCTGAACCGGACCCCGGGCCGGCGGTCAGCCCCTCTTCCGGTCCTGTCCGGTCCTGTCCGGTCCTGTCAGCGTAGGCCGCCCCCGCCCTCCCTGTCCGTCCCGTCCGTCCCGTCCGTGTCGAGGAGTCCCGCGTCATGGACCAACAGCGCGATCTGGACACGGTTGTTCAGTTCGAGTTTGGCGAGAATCCGGGAGACGTGGGTCTTGACGGTCGCGACACTGAGGTAGAGGGAGCCCGCGATCTCCGCGTTGGAGCCGCCGCGTCCGACGGCGACGGCCACTTCCTTCTCCCGCTCGGCGAGTTGG from Streptomyces sp. CA-278952 carries:
- a CDS encoding sugar ABC transporter substrate-binding protein, with translation MARVRTGVRAMGAVLAVVLGASLTGCSSTGGKRAEERAAAAAEGRAAVNTPRWTFAMVTHSGDGDTFWDIVQKGAEQAALKDNINFLYSHNDEANQQAQLVQTAIDKKVDGLIVSLAKPDAMKAVVAKAVKAGIPVVTVNSGSAESKEFGALTHIGQDESIAGEAVGDELNSRGRKKALCVLHEQGNVGHEQRCAGAKKTFDGTMQNLYVDGTNMPDVTSSIEAKLQSDKSIDAVVTLGAPFADAAVQAKQTAGSKAEIDTFDLNAKVATGLQSDKLGFAVDQQPYLQGYQAVDLLWLYRYNRNVLGGGLPVLTGPQVITKDDADALADFTKRGTR
- a CDS encoding GntR family transcriptional regulator, yielding MTAHGSDRPLPLSVDRTSPVPLYFQLAQQLEAAVEQGRLAPGALLGNEIDLAARLGLSRPTVRQAIQSLVDKGLMVRRRGVGTQVVHSKVRRPLELSSLYDDLEAAGQRPATSVLRNTTEPATAEVAAALGVAEGSEVHLVERLRSAHGEPMALLRNHLPPGLLPLLTEELEATGLYRLMRASGVTLHSARQTVGARAADDRQARALAEPVGAPLLTMERTTYDDTGRVVEFGSHVYRAERYAFEFQLLVRA
- a CDS encoding Gfo/Idh/MocA family protein; this encodes MRIGLIGTGRIGTFHAEVLSRHPAVDALLLADADPERAAGAAARTGATAVSVDGLFAGEGAAGGPPDAVMICSATSAHAGLIARAAHAGLPVFCEKPIALDLPGTLAALAEVEAAGSVLQLGFMRRFDAGYGEARAAVREGRLGRLHTVRAVTSDPAPPPAAYLPLSGGLYRDCLVHDFDILRWVTGREVSEVYATGSDSGPAMFREAGDVDTAAALLTLDDGTLATATATRCNGAGYDVRMELAGELDQIAVGLDDRTPLTSAEPGGPGAPAKPWPGFLERFAPAYEAELDAFLRVARGELANPCDGREALHALRIAEACEVSRRERRPVAMTEIPGGG